The genomic region AGAGTTCAACTCGATGTAGGATTCCGTTCTCATCATAGCGGTAATACTTTCCATCCCAGAGACGTCCGTCTTTGAAGTACCCGGCCTGGGTCTTCTGGCGATTCTTGTTATAAAGGATATTGTGTCCGGTCTCATGGAACATCTGGGCTTCATTGGTGCGGAGCACTTCTTTTTTCTCTTTTTTCGGAGTGTTCACAGGCTTGGATTCGACCTTGGCTATTGGGATGTCCAACTCTTCAGTCTCTATCACAGCTCCTTGATCGAATACCTTGACTTCCTTCAGTCTACCATCTCGATAGTAGCGTTTCATGGGACCTTGCTCGCGCCCATCCCTGATAGTGACTTCTACAGCCAGTTGTCCATTGGAGTAGTAGTAATACTGCACTCCTTGACGCACACCGTTCTCATCGAATTGGAAATGCTGAGCAAGTGTGCCATTGGCATGATAGCGATAGAACTCGCCTACATTCTTCTTCTGTTTCCATGCACCCTTCTCTTCTACATCGCCATCTACTTGGAAGGTGCGGTATGGTCCGTGAGGAACGTCATTCACATAGGTGATCTCGTACATCGGATTTCCATTCTTGTGATAGCGTGTCCACATTCCGTTCTTCTTTCCTTCTATATAGAGGCCTTCTTCCACTACTTGATGAGGAGCATAGTCACTCTCACCGATCATGGCAGCCGTCAATTTCCAATAACCATCCCTCAGACCTCGGTCATCGAATTGATTCAGGTTGGTCTCACTGGCCATCAGAAAGGTACTGATGAGCATCATGAAGGTGAGGAGTAAGGCACTGGCGATGATAGCTTGTCTGTTCATGGTATAATTTCTTTCTCTGGTTCTACAACTCTGATTCTCGCTCGCACGGGGAATCGGTATCGACTTATCATGAGCGAATTCTTATCCAAGAATGTTTTCTCTAGAAAGCATAGAGATAACCCATTGATAATCAGGGTAAAACATCTGTATTGAGAATTTATCCTACTACTTGGGAAGTGAAGAAACCGTGGAAGCACTTCCACACGATGTGGTAGGGATGCATAGGACCAAGTTGTCCCGATAGACCCTTCTGCGATGCCTGATATACCTGCACAGGGACTTGAAATATCAGTACCTTCGCCTGCTCATTATGAGTCAGGTCCAACTACACGACAAGCAATTCAAGCTGAGTATTCCCTCAGATCACATCCAAGCGGCCATCTCCGCCATGGCCTCTCATTTGAAGAAGGATATCGGAGATGACGCGCCTCTTTTCCTAGGTGTGTTGAATGGGTGCTTCCGCTTTGCATCCGACCTCATCGCCAATTACGAGGGCCCCTGTGATATAAGCTTTGTCAAGGTGGCCAGCTATGAAGGCACGCGATCTACCGGACAGGTCAAGCGTCTTATCGGTCTGGACGAGAAGATAGCAGGACGCACCGTGGTAGTCCTCGAGGATATCGTGGACACCGGAGAGACCATAGAGAATATCCTTTTCGATCTGGAGTCACGCAATGCCAAGCGTGTGATCATCGCGACTTTACTTTTCAAGCCGGATGCCTACATCAAAGATTACCCCATCGATCACGTGGCACTGGAGGTCCCCAATGACTTCTTGGTCGGCTATGGACTTGACTATGATGGTCTGGGGAGGAATCTGAACGATATCTATGTATTGGACACCGATACCGAGAAACGAATGAAGAATATCATACTATTTGGCCCTCCTGGAGCTGGAAAGGGTACCCAGAGCACCCGTATGGTCAAGGATCACGACCTGGTACACCTCAGCACCGGGGATATCTTCCGGACCAATATCAAGGGAGGTACAGAATTAGGGAATCTCGCCAAGAGCTATATGGACAAAGGAGAACTCGTTCCAGATGATGTGACCATACGTATGCTCGAGGCCGAGGTAGAGGAACATCCTGATGCCCAAGGCTTCATTTTCGATGGATTCCCGCGTACAGAGGCTCAAGCAGTAGCACTGGATGGCTTCTTGGAAAGGAAGGGAACGACCATCCATAAGATGCTTGCACTGGAAGTGCCTGAAGAAGAATTGGTAGAGCGCCTGCTGGAACGCGGTAAGGAGAGCGGTCGGGCCGATGATGCCAATGAAGAGGTCATCCGCAACCGTATCAAAGTCTACGAACGAGAGACCGCCATCGTGGCCGACCACTATCGGGAGCAAGGCAAATTCGTGGCCGTAGATGGAATAGGCTCCATCGAAGCCATCTCCGAACGTCTCGCTGAGGCCATTGCATAGGACCTTCTCTATCTTCTATTGAATCAGGAATCTTGAATCTGTTCTACGATGAGCCAGAAAAACTTCGTTGATTACGTCAAGATCCATTTGCGCTCCGGAAATGGGGGACCGGGTTCCACGCATTTCTTGCGATCGAAGAATACCGCAAAAGGAGGTCCCGATGGGGGCGATGGAGGCCGAGGAGGACACGTCATTTTGAGGGGGAACCGAAATCTTTGGACCCTTCTTCATTTCAAGTACAAAAAGCATATCAAAGCCGATCATGGCGAATCCGGTACAGGTAACCTCAAGACCGGAGCAGATGGGAAGGATGTCATTCTGGAAGTCCCTTTGGGAACCGTGGCACGCGATGCGGAGACCATGGAAGAACTCTTTGAAATAAGAGACCATGGAGAAGAACGTATCTTGATGGAAGGAGGAATGGGAGGTAGGGGAAATAACCACTTCAAAACCTCCACCAACCAAGCA from Flavobacteriales bacterium harbors:
- a CDS encoding adenylate kinase, encoding MSQVQLHDKQFKLSIPSDHIQAAISAMASHLKKDIGDDAPLFLGVLNGCFRFASDLIANYEGPCDISFVKVASYEGTRSTGQVKRLIGLDEKIAGRTVVVLEDIVDTGETIENILFDLESRNAKRVIIATLLFKPDAYIKDYPIDHVALEVPNDFLVGYGLDYDGLGRNLNDIYVLDTDTEKRMKNIILFGPPGAGKGTQSTRMVKDHDLVHLSTGDIFRTNIKGGTELGNLAKSYMDKGELVPDDVTIRMLEAEVEEHPDAQGFIFDGFPRTEAQAVALDGFLERKGTTIHKMLALEVPEEELVERLLERGKESGRADDANEEVIRNRIKVYERETAIVADHYREQGKFVAVDGIGSIEAISERLAEAIA